The Thermodesulfobacteriota bacterium genome includes the window AGCAATTGTGTTCAACTCAGAGGAGGACTGTCTAAAGGCAATTCTCAATGGACGAGTCAAACAAGGGCACGTAATAGTTGTGCGCTACGAAGGTCCACGAGGGGGACCTGGTATGAGGGAGATGCTTGCTCCAACGTCAGCAATTATGGGCAAGGGGCTCGGCGATGATGTTGCTCTGATTACAGACGGACGTTTCTCAGGCGGAACGCACGGTTTTGTTGTCGGGCACATTACACCCGAGGCTGCAGACGGCGGCATAATTGCTATAGTGAAAAACGGAGATCAAATTACAATAGATGCATTAAAGCGTGAAATAAACCTAAACTTACCTAAGGCAGAGATTCACAGACGGCTTAAAGCATGGAAAAAGCCTGCGCCTAAGGAAAAAAGAGGTGTGCTCGCTAAGTACGCAAAACTTGTTTCCTCAGCATCTGAAGGTGCAGTAACCGATAACTAATAAATTCACTCATTTTAAATCTTAATCAAATCTTTATATAAAATCCGCAATTTTCATCCAGAGTTAATGTAAATTGCGGATTTTATTCTATTTTTAATAGAATCTTAAACAAATCCTAAAACTCTCTTAAACTTTAGCCCCTACAATATTAATAGTTATAAATTAGAAGTGTAGATATAAGATAATGGAAAAATAAGGAGGATGATGGAGATTATGACTACACTAATAGTTTCTGACGTACACTTAGGCTCATCTTTTAACCGAGCTAAAGATCTGACCTCTTTTATCAAATCGGTGGATTTTGGAAAACTTATTATCCTGGGCGATCTTTTTGACCGTCCGGATTTTAAGAAGCTAAATGAGGATGAGTGGACATTCTTAAACGTCCTAAATAAAATCTCTGAGATTAAAGAAGTTATTTGGGTAGAAGGAAACCATGATGAGATGCTCAATAAATCAATTCCTTCTATGTTTAACATAAGAGCCGTAAAGGAATATGACTGGACTATAAATGGCAAAAAGCTCTTAGCTATTCACGGACATCAATTTGATGACTACACTTTGAAAAAGAATTATCTAGCCAAGTTTGCAAGCACAATTTACAAAGGACTAAGGTCTATTGATGAAATTTTAGACAGAGATATTTTTCACCCTATGTGCTATAACAACAAGTCCTGGCAAAGGGTATCGGAAACTGTAAATATTAGGGCGCTTGAGTATGGTAAGAAGAACAAAGCTGACTTTGTTTTTTGCGGTCATACTCACAGAGCGACTAATGTAGCTAAAAATGGGGTGGAGTATTTTAACACTGGATGCTGGAATGACAGATATTGCCACTATGTGCTTATAGATGATCAAAGGGTGACGCTTAATAAGTTCACAAAGCCTGTAAAATCAATCGAGTCC containing:
- a CDS encoding dihydroxy-acid dehydratase codes for the protein AIVFNSEEDCLKAILNGRVKQGHVIVVRYEGPRGGPGMREMLAPTSAIMGKGLGDDVALITDGRFSGGTHGFVVGHITPEAADGGIIAIVKNGDQITIDALKREINLNLPKAEIHRRLKAWKKPAPKEKRGVLAKYAKLVSSASEGAVTDN
- a CDS encoding UDP-2,3-diacylglucosamine diphosphatase yields the protein MTTLIVSDVHLGSSFNRAKDLTSFIKSVDFGKLIILGDLFDRPDFKKLNEDEWTFLNVLNKISEIKEVIWVEGNHDEMLNKSIPSMFNIRAVKEYDWTINGKKLLAIHGHQFDDYTLKKNYLAKFASTIYKGLRSIDEILDRDIFHPMCYNNKSWQRVSETVNIRALEYGKKNKADFVFCGHTHRATNVAKNGVEYFNTGCWNDRYCHYVLIDDQRVTLNKFTKPVKSIESSAPRLRLRPAL